The nucleotide sequence TCGCCAGCCAGTTGCAGCACCTGCTCGTGGTCTTCGTGTTCTTCTTGCTGGGTGGTCATGGTAGCCGTGGGGTGGATCAACGACCTCCACTATAACAGATAGCCAGGTAGACTGCACAGTTTGCCTGTGTATATTGCAAGAATGGCCAGATTGCAGGCGCAAAAAAAATGCCGGGGCGGGAGATGCACTCCCTGCCCCGGCTTGCCGGTCATCCTGCGATGCTGGCCGCTTAACTGATGTAATTGAACAGTGACAAGCCTGAAATCGAGGTAAACGATTTTTGCGCGGCCTGCAGGGTCACCTGCTGCTGGCTGAAAGTGGAAATGGCCTTGACCATGTCCAGATCTTGCAGATCCGACAGGGTGGTGGCGTACTGGATATCGAGGTCGTCGCCTGCGCTGTCGAGATAATCGAGTTCCTTCATGCGGGAACCGACTTCCGCGCGCACGGACAGGACATTGTCATAGGCCGTGTCGAGAATATTATGCGCGGCGTTCAAGCCGTTCGTCAGGCGCGCCTGGCCCGCATCGCCGCTGCCCGGCTGGCGCAGCACGCCGATCAGGTTTTTCACGGTGGTAAACAGCGATTCCTTGGCGCTAGGCTCCAGCGTAAAGCTGTCCTGGTCGGCCGGTTTGCCCGTGATGTTTACCTGCTGGCCGTCGAAGGTAATGGCGTCGCCCGCCTTGTAGGGAATGGGCACGGCGGGATTCGGCACCGTCTGGCCCAAGGTGGCGTCCGTGACGGTGTACGTGGTGACGGCGTCGGTGCCCGTGCCCGTGACCTTGAAATCGATCGAATACTTGTGCCCCGTCAATAGCGACGGGTCCGTCACCGTGCCGCCCGACACGATGCCCGAGCCGCCGCGCGTAAAGTTCGCGGTGGCCGCCGCCGTGGTGAACTTGCCGTTGCCGGTCAGGTTATTTTCGAAGACGGTGGCGCCGGAATCGCTGGTAGCGAGGTAGCGCGCCGAACCCACCTGCAATTCGCGCTGCCCCTGGTCGCCCACATAAGTGGCGCCCGTCGGCGTCTGGCTGAATGGCTGGGTGGTGGATTTATAGCCGGAAAACAGGTAGCCGCCGGCGCCATCGGCCGTGTTGGCGATGCCCAGCAAGTCGGTCAGCCGGCCTTCCAGCTCCTTGGCCAGGGTATCGCGGTCGACATCCTTGAGGGCAGGATTACCGGCCTTCAGAACCAGGTCTTTCACGTCGGCGATCAGCGAAGTGGTGCTGGCCAATGCCAGCTCTTCCTGCGACAGGAAATTCTTCGCGTTCGAGCGGTTCGTCACGAACTGGGTATTGATCGATTGCGACTGCGTCACTTCCAACGCGCGCGCCGAGGCGATCGGATCGTCGGCCGGCGTCAGGTTGCGGCGGTTCGCCGACAGCTGCATCTGCGTACGGTTCAAGGCGCCCTGCAGATTGTTCAGCTGCGAGCTGCCCTGGTCATAAATCATTCGTGTACTGATGCGCATGATGCTGCCCTTCCAGAAAGCCGCCGCGCGCTAGGTCGCGGCAAAAATTGATTAACGTCCCAGGCCGATCACCACGTCGAACAGGGTGCTGGCGATCTGCATGACCTTGCCGCACGCCTGGTAGGACTGCTGGTAACGCAGCAGGTTGGCCGCCTCTTCATCGAGGTTGACGCCGGAAACGGCCTGCTGCTGGGTGCTGACCTGCTGCAGCAAGGCCAGGCTGGCCAGGCCGCTGACCTGTACTTCACGTGTCTTGTTGCCCACGAAGCTGACGGTTTGCGCATACGAACCCTGGAACGTGGCATTGCCGCCATCGAGGATGTTCTTCGTCTGCAAGCCCGCCAGCAGCGCGGCGTTGCGGTTGTCGCCCACGCCGCCCGAGTTCGGCGCAATGGTGAATTTATCGCCCTGTGCGGGCGTACCCGTCATGCTGACATTGATGCCGCCAAAGCTGAAGTTGTCGCCTTCCGTATACGGGATGTTCGCCGTGCCGGCCGGATAGGTCGTGGTAGCGCCATTCAAGCCCTTGACCGTCACCGCCTGGCCCGGCGGGAAACCCGTCAGCGAGGTGGTCGCCTTGTCATAGGTCAAGGTCAGCGGCCCCGTCAGGGCATTGCCCGGGGTCAGGTATGCCTTGTCGACGGAGCCGGCGCTGAGCTTGCCCGAGCCCGTATTGGCTACCGGCGCCGAGGTGGCGATGGGCGCGGCGGCGGCGATCTTGTTGCGGTCGGTGATCAGCACGTTCAGGCCGGCCGCGCCATTCGCCGTCGGCCTGATGACGTAGTTGTCACCCTGGGCGGCCGTGCCCGAGATCGAAAAATCGACGCCGTCGATGGTTTGCGGCCCCGTTTGCGGATAGGGATTGATGATGGTGTGCGCACCGTCGGATTCGCGCGTCACCACATAGTTGCTTCCGTCGTACTTCAGGCTGTAATCGCTGGCCGTCAGCTTGGTGGGGTCGCTGACCTTGGCCGACAGCACGGTGGTGCTGCTGGCGTTGTTGCCGCGGTCGGCGCCGATCACGGGGTCGGGTATCTTGAAGAAGTCGCCGCCCATGGCGCCATTCAAGTCCTGGCCCAGCTTGTGCTGGTCATTGAAGGTGCTGGCCAGCGCGATGGCCACCTTGCCCAGGGAGTTCTGGACATTGTCCAGGGTGCCGCTGCGGAAATCCAGCAAGCCGCCCAGCGAGCCGCCGGTCAGGGAGCTGTCCGGCAATACGGTGACGGTACTGCCAGTGACATAGCCCACCTCGATGCGGTTCGGGTCTGTCCGCGAAGGCGTGGCCGCCAGTTCGAAGCTGCGGTCCGCCACCACCAGCGGCTGGCCCGCGCCGATGGAAATGGTGACGGTATTGTTGGCAGCGGGCTGCACCGTCGCCTTGACATATTTGTTCAATTCCGTGATCAGCTGGTCGCGCTGGTCCAGCAGATCGTTGGGCTGGTTGCTGGCATCGACCGACAACTGGGAAATCGATTTGTTCAGCTCGGCGAGCTGCTTGGCGTAGGTATTAATCACCGTCACGTTCGACGTGATCTGCGAATTGACGCCATCGCCGATCTCCGTCAGGCGCGCGCTCAAGCCCTGGAAACGGGAAGCGAGCGAACCGGCGCTCGACAGCAGCGCCTGGCGCGAGGCGACCGAGGACGGATTGGCGCTGAAATCCTGTACGCCCTTGAAGAAATCCTGCATGGCGGGCGACAGGCCCGCCGTGGGATCGGCCAGCAAATTGTCGATCTGGCTGATCTGCGTGTAATAGCTATCGAGGGCGCTGGTGGCGCTTTGTGCGGCATTGACCTGGGTGGCCATGAAGCTGTCGTACTGGCGCTTGATCTGCGACACCTCCGTGCCCGTGCCGACGAAGCCATAGCCGGCATAATTCGACTGCGAAGTCTGCTGCAGCACCGTCTGGCGATTGTACCCGGGTACATTCGCATTGGTGATGTTATGCCCGGTCGTCGACAGGCCCACCTGCGCTGCAAGCAAACCGCTCTTACCGATGCTGAGTAGATTCGAAGTCATGGTGTCTTATTGGTTACCGTCAAATGTATTTACGGCAGCCGCGGCGAAAACTTGAAGCGCGCGGCCTGCACATGGGTGGGGACGCGCCTTAACCGACCAGCGAATTCTTGATAATTTTTGTCAATTTGGCAGCGTAATTCGGGTCCGTCGCGTAGCCGGCCTTTTGCAAGCCCTGGGCGAACGTGCTGGCATCGCCCGCGCTGGCCAGCACTTTCTCGTAGCGCTTGTTGCCGGTAATCAACTGCGCATAATCCTTGAAGCTGTCCGCATAGCTGTCATAGGCGCGGAACTTCTCCACCTTGCGCTGCGCCTTGCCATTCACATATTCGGTCGTGACGGCTTCCGTGACCTTGCCCTTCCAGTCGGCCGAGGCTTTGATGCCGAACAGGTTATGGCTGCTGCTGCCGTCGCGGCTGATGATTTCGCGCTTGCCCCAGCCCGTTTCCAAGGCTGCCTGGCCCAGCATGAACTTGGCCGGGATGCCGGTGGCGCGGCTGGCTTCCTCCGCATGCACGCCCAGTTTTTCCTGGAAGGCGCGCACATGCGGTGCTTGCGTGGCGTTGGCCTTGTCGCTGAGGGTCTTGCCGGTGCCGGTGGCATTGCTTGCCCCCTCGGTGAGGGCGCCCTGCTGCTGGCGGAAGGCGGCCAGCGCCTGCGCCATGCTCGACGAGCGGGGTGACGGCGCTTCGGCGCCGTCGGCAGCCAGCGCCTGGTTCGACGACGACAGTTGGCGGATCAGCACGTCCGCCAGGCCCGTGCCTCGCTTGGCCAGATTCTGGCTCGTCTGCTGGTCCAGCATCGAGGTGTACATCTTGCTTTGCTGGCTATCCATGATGCCGTCCTGCGG is from Janthinobacterium sp. 61 and encodes:
- the flgK gene encoding flagellar hook-associated protein FlgK, which codes for MTSNLLSIGKSGLLAAQVGLSTTGHNITNANVPGYNRQTVLQQTSQSNYAGYGFVGTGTEVSQIKRQYDSFMATQVNAAQSATSALDSYYTQISQIDNLLADPTAGLSPAMQDFFKGVQDFSANPSSVASRQALLSSAGSLASRFQGLSARLTEIGDGVNSQITSNVTVINTYAKQLAELNKSISQLSVDASNQPNDLLDQRDQLITELNKYVKATVQPAANNTVTISIGAGQPLVVADRSFELAATPSRTDPNRIEVGYVTGSTVTVLPDSSLTGGSLGGLLDFRSGTLDNVQNSLGKVAIALASTFNDQHKLGQDLNGAMGGDFFKIPDPVIGADRGNNASSTTVLSAKVSDPTKLTASDYSLKYDGSNYVVTRESDGAHTIINPYPQTGPQTIDGVDFSISGTAAQGDNYVIRPTANGAAGLNVLITDRNKIAAAAPIATSAPVANTGSGKLSAGSVDKAYLTPGNALTGPLTLTYDKATTSLTGFPPGQAVTVKGLNGATTTYPAGTANIPYTEGDNFSFGGINVSMTGTPAQGDKFTIAPNSGGVGDNRNAALLAGLQTKNILDGGNATFQGSYAQTVSFVGNKTREVQVSGLASLALLQQVSTQQQAVSGVNLDEEAANLLRYQQSYQACGKVMQIASTLFDVVIGLGR
- the flgL gene encoding flagellar hook-associated protein FlgL, with the translated sequence MRISTRMIYDQGSSQLNNLQGALNRTQMQLSANRRNLTPADDPIASARALEVTQSQSINTQFVTNRSNAKNFLSQEELALASTTSLIADVKDLVLKAGNPALKDVDRDTLAKELEGRLTDLLGIANTADGAGGYLFSGYKSTTQPFSQTPTGATYVGDQGQRELQVGSARYLATSDSGATVFENNLTGNGKFTTAAATANFTRGGSGIVSGGTVTDPSLLTGHKYSIDFKVTGTGTDAVTTYTVTDATLGQTVPNPAVPIPYKAGDAITFDGQQVNITGKPADQDSFTLEPSAKESLFTTVKNLIGVLRQPGSGDAGQARLTNGLNAAHNILDTAYDNVLSVRAEVGSRMKELDYLDSAGDDLDIQYATTLSDLQDLDMVKAISTFSQQQVTLQAAQKSFTSISGLSLFNYIS
- the flgJ gene encoding flagellar assembly peptidoglycan hydrolase FlgJ, with product MISQTDLSNTAAYDVKGMDGLRQSAKAKDPAALKEAATQFEAMFINMMMKSMRDATPQDGIMDSQQSKMYTSMLDQQTSQNLAKRGTGLADVLIRQLSSSNQALAADGAEAPSPRSSSMAQALAAFRQQQGALTEGASNATGTGKTLSDKANATQAPHVRAFQEKLGVHAEEASRATGIPAKFMLGQAALETGWGKREIISRDGSSSHNLFGIKASADWKGKVTEAVTTEYVNGKAQRKVEKFRAYDSYADSFKDYAQLITGNKRYEKVLASAGDASTFAQGLQKAGYATDPNYAAKLTKIIKNSLVG